Proteins found in one Paralichthys olivaceus isolate ysfri-2021 chromosome 19, ASM2471397v2, whole genome shotgun sequence genomic segment:
- the kif25 gene encoding kinesin-like protein KIF25, with product MRRKEVRRKIFLYLLNLLSGFLFYCRQVKMPLFINRDQIFAHQVHLLEHKLRSKEERILELETENAILHLRLADCLGKLRHDHEEETKALNHHQHQREVQNETRAGLTKLLSGVQEVKQDLSEVFAVYVSFATELEEQSKQLLEKVEQVGSSQKGHRGDEVQDLQARVAALERSLEEEKERCRAERQRRKELHNTVVELRGNIRVHCRVRPVLSFDHVQTSGPGPASSEEVVCAISDDTVMVNCLKTGMPVQNKMFEFERVHGPEDSQDTVFDEVKPLITSLLDGYNVCIMAYGQTGSGKTHTMMGSNSPEVSSKTQQEAQQGIIPKAAAELFQLISEKPAESHTVEVSVMEVYNNDVFDLLAKDEHGNASGQRRDVITTSSGTSQVPSLTYEPVCSASEVMQIINSILKLRAHCPTLVHTESSRSHLIVTLTISSKSPNALALARRLQSAKKDMQRCAQKEWWSPRCRRANLSARYPSEELLASPASSPCPSPSLSPCPSPRPSISQTPFRTKLQLVDLAGSECVGMSGVTGAALWEVSCINRSLSALSDVLGALAEQRPHIPYRNSKLTHLLQDAIGGDAKLLVMLCVSPTQRFITESLQSLGLGTRARQVQKELPRRKSNTLKVK from the exons attgcagGCAAGTCAAAATGCCTCTCTTCATCAACCGGGACCAGATATTTGCACACCAGGTTCATCTGCTGGAGCACAAACTGAGG agtaAAGAAGAGCGAATACTGGAGCTGGAGACAGAGAATGCTATTCTTCATCTGAGACTCGCAGAC TGTCTGGGGAAACTGCGTCACGACCATGAAGAGGAGACCAAAGCGCTGAACCATCATCAGCACCAGAGGGAGGTGCAGAATGAAACCAGGGCCGGCCTCACCAAACTCCTGTCAGGAGTCCAG gaagTGAAGCAGGACCTGAGTGAGGTGTTTGCAGTGTACGTGAGTTTTGCCAccgagctggaggagcagagcaagcagctgctggagaaagTGGAGCAAGTCGGCTCCTCCCAGAAAGGTCACCGTGGAGACGAGGTGCAGG ACCTGCAGGCCCGTGTTGCAGCTCTGGAGCgctctctggaggaggagaaggagaggtgcagggcagagaggcagaggaggaaagaactTCACAACACAGTGGTG GAGCTGAGAGGTAACATCCGAGTTCACTGCAGAGTGCGACCTGTTCTATCCTTTGACCACGTCCAGACCTCTGGACCAGG TCCTGCTTCATCTGAGGAAGTGGTCTGCGCGATCAGTGAT gaCACGGTGATGGTGAATTGCTTGAAGACAGGGATGCCAGTGCAAAACAAGATGTTTGAGTTTGAGAG GGTGCACGGACCAGAGGATTCCCAGGACACGGTGTTTGATGAAGTCAAGCCCCTGATTACATCCCTGCTGGACGG CTATAATGTTTGTATCATGGCATatggacagacaggaagtgggaAGACTCACACCATGATGGGATCGAACTCCCCAGAAGTGTCTTCAAAGACGCAGCAGGAGGCACAGCAGGGTATCATCCCCAaggctgctgctgagctgtttCA GTTGATCTCGGAGAAGCCTGCAGAGAGCCACACCGTGGAGGTGTCAGTGATGGAAGTGTACAACAACGACGTGTTTGACCTGCTGGCTAAAGATGAGCACGGGAACGCCTCCGGCCAGCGCAGGGACGTCATCACCACCTCCTCTGGTACCAGCCAGGTTCCCTCCCTGACATACGA ACCTGTGTGCAGCGCCTCTGAGGTGATGCAGATCATCAACAGCATTCTGAAACTCAGGGCTCACTGTCCCACCCTGGTTCACACCGAATCTTCACGTTCTCACCTTATTGTTACCCTCACCATTTCCTCCAAGAGCCCCAATGCACTGGCCCtgg CCCGCAGGCTGCAGAGCGCCAAGAAGGACATGCAACGCTGTGCTCAGAAGGAGTGGTGGAGCCCACGCTGTCGCCGTGCCAACCTTTCCGCCCGCTACCCATCTGAAGAGCTCCTGGCAAGCCCCGCCTCCTCTCCCTGCCCCTCACCTTCCCTTTCACCTTGTCCCTCCCCCAGACCCAGTATCTCACAGACTCCGTTCAGGACCAAGCTGCAGCTGGTGGACCTGGCagggagtgagtgtgtgg gtaTGTCTGGAGTGACGGGCGCCGCTCTGTGGGAGGTGTCCTGTATAAACCGCAGCCTCTCCGCTCTGTCTGACGTCCTGGGAGCTCTGGCCGAACAGAGACCACACATCCCTTACAGGAACAGCAAACTGACCCATCTACTTCAGGATGCCATAG GTGGCGATGCCAAGCTGTTGGTGATGCTGTGCGTCTCTCCCACGCAGCGCTTCATCACAGAGTCACTGCAGTCCCTGGGGTTGGGAACGCGTGCACGTCAGGTCCAGAAGGAGCTGCCTCGACGGAAGAGCAACACCCTCAAAGTTAAGTGA